In Janibacter alkaliphilus, the following proteins share a genomic window:
- a CDS encoding SDR family oxidoreductase yields the protein MAPIALVTGASSGIGAATARRLAEDGYEVVVAARRGIRCEQLAEEIGGRALRLDVTDERSVDALVEAVPRLDVLVNNAGAALGAESVEGADPEDWQRMYDLNVIGTLRVVQAMLPALRAEGGGTIVTVTSTAGSVAYEGGGGYCASKFGERALVDTLRLELSGHPVRVIDIAPGMVKTEGFALTRYRGDEAAAKRVYEGVDSPLTAEDVAECIGFACGLPLHVNVDRLVVRPLAQAAQHKVHRGPLIPR from the coding sequence ATGGCACCGATCGCCCTGGTCACCGGCGCGAGCTCCGGGATCGGCGCCGCCACGGCACGGCGGCTGGCCGAGGACGGCTACGAGGTGGTGGTCGCCGCCCGGCGCGGCATCCGCTGCGAGCAGCTGGCCGAGGAGATCGGCGGCCGGGCTCTGCGCCTGGACGTCACCGACGAGCGCTCGGTGGACGCCCTGGTCGAGGCGGTGCCCCGGCTGGACGTCCTGGTCAACAACGCCGGCGCCGCCCTGGGTGCCGAGTCGGTCGAGGGGGCCGACCCCGAGGACTGGCAGCGGATGTACGACCTCAACGTCATCGGCACCCTGCGGGTCGTGCAGGCCATGCTGCCGGCGCTGCGCGCCGAGGGAGGCGGCACCATCGTCACCGTCACCTCGACCGCCGGGTCGGTGGCCTACGAGGGCGGCGGTGGCTACTGCGCCTCGAAGTTCGGCGAGCGGGCCCTCGTCGACACCCTCCGGCTGGAGCTGAGCGGGCACCCGGTCCGGGTCATCGACATCGCTCCCGGCATGGTCAAGACCGAGGGGTTCGCGCTGACCCGCTACCGCGGCGACGAGGCCGCCGCGAAGCGGGTCTACGAGGGCGTGGACTCGCCGCTGACCGCCGAGGACGTCGCCGAGTGCATCGGCTTCGCCTGCGGGCTGCCGCTGCACGTCAACGTCGACCGGCTGGTGGTGCGGCCGCTGGCCCAGGCGGCCCAGCACAAGGTGCACCGCGGGCCGCTCATCCCGCGCTGA